The following DNA comes from Brassica oleracea var. oleracea cultivar TO1000 chromosome C5, BOL, whole genome shotgun sequence.
CAAAACCCTAGCTTATCCGGCAGGGATTTGTCCGACGGTTGGTGTTGGTGGCCATATTAGCGGCGGAGGGTACGGAAACATAATGAGGAAGTACGGTCTCACCGTTGATAATACTATCGATGCAAGAATGGTCGACGTCAATGGTATAATCAACATCTCTAGCTTCCCTAATTTATGAGCTGGTTAAAGTTTTAAGTATTACTCAAGTCCTAAAATCAACAAAACTCATTAAAACACAGTGATTTTGGTTAAAACTTTGGTTAACATAATCAACGGATTATTCAGTTTAGACAATCACCTAAACAGATTATATAAACTATAGACGTAATTATGTGTTTATATTATATTTTAAAATTTCAGGAAATATTTTGGATAGAAAAATGATGGGAGAGGATCTCTACTGGGCAATCAACGGAGGAGGAGGAGGAAGCTTCGGCGTCGTTTTGGCCTACAAAATAAACCTCGTCGAAGTCCCTGAAAACGTCACCGTTTTTAGAGTCTCCCGGACGTTGGAACAAAACGCGACGGAGATCGTTCACCAGTGGCAACAAGTCGCTTCAGTGCTTCCCGACGAGCTCTTCATAAGAGTCGTCATTGACGTAGTAAACGGTACCGTTTCTTCTCAAAAGACCGTTAGGGCATCTTTCGTAGGTATGTTCCTCGGAGACGCAACGACGCTTCTGTCTATATTAAACCGGAGATTACCAGAACTAGGTCTGGTCCGATCAGATTGTACCGAAACGAGCTGGATTCAATCAGTGCTTTTCTGGACGAATATCCGTGTTGGTACGCCGGAGACAGTTCTCCTCCAGAGGAACCAAACCGTTAATTATCTCAAGAGGAAGTCCGATTACGTCCGCGAACCGATTTCAAGAACCGGTTTAGAATCTATATGGAAGAAGATGATCGAGCTTGAAATCCCAACGATGGCTTTCAATCCATACGGCGGCATGATGGGGAGGGTTCCGTCCACGGCTACTCCGTTCCCATACAGAGCAGGGAACCTCTGGAAGATTCAGTACGGTGCGAACTGGAGAGAAGATAGGTTGACGAACCGGTATATGGAGCTGACTAGGGAGCTGTACCGGTTCATGACTCCTTTTGTTTCCAAGAATCCGAGACAGTCGTATTTTAACTATCGGGATGTTGACTTGGGGATTAATTCTCACGACGGAGTTGTCCGGAGCTACGTGGAAGGTGAACGTTACGGGAAGAAATATTTCAACGGAAATTTCGAGAGGTTGGTGAAGATTAAGACGAGAGTTGATAGTGGGAACTTCTTCAGGAACGAACAGAGTATTCCTGTGAAACCATAGTTTCAATATATTTATTTAGTGAAATTGCTATTGTGTAATGATTGTGTTGTAATTCTTATGAAGTTTATAGTAAATAAAGTTCGATTGTTATATGGGTATTAGATTCAGAATCTCGGGCCTATAGTAGAATTTACTAATAGTAGTATATAGATGAAATATTGATTAAGTTGACAATAAAAAAGGAACATTGAACTCTTATTTGAAGATCTCACACTATTCTTGTGTTCTCTGGAGCACCACGGCACCACTGTTCGTAGTAATAGACCCTTTTACCGTCACATAATTCTAATGAAGCATAACCAAGAGTCAGACTAGTCAGAGCAGGAAAGAGATTTGATACTAAAAGGTTGGAGCTTTGAAATATTTTCAAATAAAATATTTGGTTAAAAGTTATTTATTGAATATCAGTTGTAAACATGAGTTTCTTTAGTTTGGCTCAAAAGCCGGTTCTGCTTAGGGTGGAGGTGGGATAAGGATTTTCTTGGGCTATTTTGATAATTAGTACATTTAGAATCCCATGAATTATGAACACTTTTTATCAATCACCTAAGATATACGATTGAGATCGCTTATGCAGATGCTAACATTTGGGAAATAAGGATTCGCTTGGGCTTGTGATAATTCAAGAAGTAAAGCGGGATGGACTTTACAGTTTTGAGCTAGTGCAATGAACTATTTTGGTCTATGCCGTGCATGTGGAGAGGCATATATAATTAATTTTTGCGACTCGCTTTATTACGGACCTAACTATCGGACCTAACCAATCGTCTCTTTCCGTTCATCTTCACCGGTTGGTAAAATGAATTTGTTTTCATGGTGGTCAACGTGATCGGTTGTTACTTGTTAGATATATATATATACTAGGATTATGCCCGTACTGCGTACGGGAAAGAAAATGATTAATTTATCATGTAAAAGTAGTATGTTTTGTAGCCAAATTTATTACTGGAATCATGGTAAATTGGTAATACAATGTATTGCAATGTTTGTAGAAAGTAAACATATACTTGAGTCGTTGAGTTCTATTAGAATAATGATAACATTTTATTCCTTTTTTTTGGAGGGACGAACAAAAAAAATATTATAGTGTTTTCATCATGGATTTTATTTTTGATGCAGGAACAAAAAAAAACAAATATTAATCCAAAGAAGACTATGCAAAATACAACACTTCTTTTTTTATTCTGTAAAAGAAATGCAACACTTCATTATGATTAAGAGTTTAGTAAAATATGATACTCATACCTGTAATTCCATTGTTGCTGATAGTCTTTTTGGTAATGTTAGATATTTTTGCTCTTTCCACGTTTTTTGAAATCTGCATCAATTAATCATTATGTTGTTAGCCATAAGATACAATTTCATTAAACATGCAAAGAAAGAAAAATAAAATAGAGACTTTTGAAGAGTAACATAGAGACAGAAAAACTTTTTTTTGTACACTTTGCCCTCTGTCTCAGATTTGAAAAATAAGTGTTACCTTAAAATTGACTGAGAAGAACTTTTGCATGAAAATGTTGTATGAAGTGGAGAAAAGACTCAAAAGAGTGAGAACCAAATATATTAAGCAAGAGAAAGTTATGCAAATATGATAGAAGAATTTATTTTAGAGAAGAACTGTTGCATTCCCACATCGGGTTTGTAGATCAGAGGAATAGTGTTTTTTTTAGTAACAGACAGTTATAGAATAACCTTCCACAAACATAGATCGTAACATAGAGCAGTTATCTGAAGATTGGTGGTTAGTGGGTGATCATAGTGAGTGGCGTGATGGACTCAGAATTTTTTTATTTTATTTTGTTTAATGAATATCAAAATTGGTTGGAAAGTTTTGTTTTTTTTTAATATTTTAAACTAATTTAATTTTAAAATTATGTGGCATAATACGATTGGCTGAGTGACTTGTGTTTTATATATAAAGGATAAGGTAATGTAGGATCCAAATGAGTGATCCTAGATGATGCTATATCTTCTTCCATATATCACATTGTGGCTAAAGTCTCTCTTGAAGCACTGTGGTCACAATTGGTTGTATCAGACCTTTGGCAAATGAAAGTTGAAGTTGAGTAAAAGAAAAACTAATCGTCTCTTTCTATGCCGGGAAGAATTTCCCGTTTTACTTTTGCAAAAAAAGAAAAAAGAATTTCCGTTTTTACTGGGCAAATTGTGTGATTTAGGGATTTTAAGAATCAGTTTCGCGAGATTAATTGCGTTTGTATATGGGAGAGTTGGACTAGTAATGCGCAAAGACTTGTTTTTTTTTTTTTTTTTAACGCTGATCTATTATGATCTTACACGAAAATATTTGTTTGTTTGCTATATCTATGAGAATAATATGTTTTCTATAAGCACTCTCTAGGTCATATTGGTTACAAAATGTTGATAACATTTTTGATAAATCAATAAAATAATATGCATGTGTTGGAAACGATGATTAATAGTCCAATGATGTGTTATATACAGCTAATAGTAATTGATTTATTTCTCGATTTGTATTATAGTCTATGATTTGTTTGTGAACATGGGTTTTGATAGGCGATAGATTAGTTGGGTGATGAGCTGTGTTCGACCTGTTTCTTATACAGGGTTGATCAATGGAGAATCTCATGAGCATTTCACTCCGTAAAAGGGAATTAGGTATGAAGATCCATTAATTCCTTTCTTATTCATCATTTGTGCTGAACATGATAAATTCGAGTTTATTGTGCTTCTAATTTAAAACTAAACTAGATTTCGATCTGCGCAACCGCGCAGTTTTTGTTTTCATTTATTTTTATATAAATATTTTGTTTCAATTCTAAATTGGTATATATTATAATATATATGTGTCTATCAATTTTAAAACATAATAAGTTTACGGTATATTTTTCTCAATGAATAGATTGTTTCAAACTTTCACATGTATTTGTATCTTCTTCTATATATATATTTTCAGATTATTATTTCATTATTAAAATCGTAACTATATATATAAAGATTAGTAAAATATTTTTTATTGTGATATTCAAAGATATTGTAACATTTCACAAATTTAGAATTTTTTTAAAAAAATTAAACTTTTCGCTTCATAGATTTATATTATCGAGTAAAT
Coding sequences within:
- the LOC106344056 gene encoding reticuline oxidase-like protein, which translates into the protein MKRSRTTLLALIFFIVTIWESNSSLANSETFTQCLTSKSDPKHPISSAVIFSGNSSYSSVLEAYIRNLRFNTSTTPKPFLIIAATHESHVQAAVTCGRRHHLQMKIRSGGHDYDGLSYVTYSGKPFFVLDMFNLRSVNVDLASKTAWVRSGAILGEVYYYIWEKSKTLAYPAGICPTVGVGGHISGGGYGNIMRKYGLTVDNTIDARMVDVNGNILDRKMMGEDLYWAINGGGGGSFGVVLAYKINLVEVPENVTVFRVSRTLEQNATEIVHQWQQVASVLPDELFIRVVIDVVNGTVSSQKTVRASFVGMFLGDATTLLSILNRRLPELGLVRSDCTETSWIQSVLFWTNIRVGTPETVLLQRNQTVNYLKRKSDYVREPISRTGLESIWKKMIELEIPTMAFNPYGGMMGRVPSTATPFPYRAGNLWKIQYGANWREDRLTNRYMELTRELYRFMTPFVSKNPRQSYFNYRDVDLGINSHDGVVRSYVEGERYGKKYFNGNFERLVKIKTRVDSGNFFRNEQSIPVKP